TTCGAATTCACTGAAATCTTCTAATTCAGAAACTTATAGCATATTATCGGGAGTTATACGAATAATCAGGGATTAAAATTAAAAACTTTTAATAGGGCAGAATCTATACTGTAAAATACAACATGGAAATTTATGTTCTATTATTAAATTCGATTATTGAGGATGTGAGGAATAAATGGGGCAAGTAAATTAATATATATAAAAGTATTAATAACCCTTCAAATTTACCAGCAGAGCTAATACAAAACTCATAATAATCTATTAAAAAGGAGAATGTATTATGTATGATGGTATAGTAAATAGTAATTTTATTGATAAAATTGTAAAGAAGGAATTAGAAGATGGTACTATAAAAAAAGTAATAACAAGATTTCCTCCCGAACCAAATGGATATCTTCATATAGGTAGTGCTTATGCTATAAATATTAGTTATTCACTAGCTAAAAAATATAATGGAAAATTCAATCTTCGTTTTGATGATACTAATCCTGTAAAAGAGGATATAGAATATGTAAAAGCTATTGTTGAAGATTTTGATTGGATGGGTATTGATTATGGAGAGCATCCTTACTATGGTTCTGATTACACGAAGCAAACTTATGAGTATGCCAAAGAGCTTATAAAAAAAGGCAAAGCATATGTATGTGATCTTTCACCTGATGAAATTAGGGAATATCGTGGTACATTAACAGCAGTTGGTAAAAATAGTCCATATAGAGAACGTACTATTAAGGAAAATTTTGAGCTCTTTGAATTGATGAAAAATGGGAAGTTTAAAGAAGGAGAAAAAGTTCTTAGGGCAAAAATTGATATGAGTAGTTCTAATATTGTTTTAAGAGATCCTGTTATATTTAGGATTTTACACAAAGAACACTATAGAACAGGGAACAAATGGTGTATATATCCAATGTATGATTTTGCTCATCCGATACAAGATTATATTGAAGGAGTAACACATTCATTATGTTCGAATGAGTTTATCAATAATAGAGCTCTTTATGAATGGACTTTAAATAATCTTGACTTAGAAGGGAATATACCAAAGCAAATTGAATTTGGCAGAATGAATTTAACAGGAGTTGTGACAAGTAAAAGATATCTAAAAAAATTAGTAGATAGTGGAATTTTAGAAGGATGGGATGACCCGAGACTACCAACATTAAAAGGTTTAAAAAGAAGAGGTTATACTAAGGAAGCAATTTTTGATTTTTTAAATGAAATAGGTGTTCCTAAGAGTGAAAGTACTGTTGATGTAAGTATGTTAGAACATGCAATAAGGCAAGACCTCAATAACAAAGTTTGTGGAGTTATGGCTGTTATTAATCCACTAAAAGTTATTATAACAAATTATGATGAAAATAAAATTGAGCAATTAAAAGCTGAAAATAATCGAAATAATGACGAACTAGGATATAGGTATATGCCTCTTACTAGAGAAATATACATTGAGCGAAATGATTTTAGTGAAAATCCACCTAAGAAATATAAAAGATTAGTGCCTGGGGGAGAAGTAAGACTAAAACATGGATATTTTATAAAATGCAATGAAATTATTAAAGATGAAGAAGGAAATATAACAGAACTTCATTGTACCTATGATCCAGAGACAAAGAGTGGAACAGGGTTTAAAGGTAGAAAAGTTAAAGGAACAATACATTGGGTAAGTGCTAGTAAGGGAATAAATAGTACTATCCGATTATTTGAAGCTTTATTCAAAGAAGCACCTTCTATGGATAGATTACTTGATACTATAAATCCAAATTCAAAAAAAGTGGTTGATAATGTTATAATTGAACCAGCTGCAATTGACTTAATAAAAAATGGAGAGAAAAGATTTCAATTTATACGAAATGGTTATTTTATAATTGATGACAAACTAACGACTCAAGATAAAATGATTTTTAATGAAATAGTACCATTAAAAAGTTCTTTTTAATATAGTAAAAAGCATTCTCATAAGTTTCGAAGAGGATGCTTTATTTATTTCAATGTTTTTCTAAATTATGCCATAGAGGTGTCATATTTATGGTAAAATAGTTTTATATTATAAAATTATGGAGGGATAAATATGTGTGATAAAAAAGCCGTATGGAATTCAAACCAAAAAAAATTAAAAGAGCTGCTAAAAAATAAACAAAGATTTAATGAGTTTATGGATTCATGCTTGTATCAGCATAATATGGTTCATTCTTCTGAAATGTCTGGTATTGAAGAAACAACCTTGGAAGATGATTTGTGGGAAGGATTGACTGAAGCTGCTTTTAGAACAAAAGTTAACAACAAAGGCAGAACTATAGCTTATGGAATATGGCATTCTTCAAGGATAGAAGACATAACTGTAAATATATTATTAGCTGATGATACACAAGTTATTAATTCAGATAATTGGCTTGATAAAATGAATGTAAGTATATGTGATACTGGCAATGCTTTGTCACCAGAAGAAATTCTAGAATTTAGTAGAACTATTAACATGAACGAATTAAAAAAATATAGGCAGGCTGTTGGAAGAAAAACAATTGAAGTATTAAAAAAACTAACAAGAGATGATCTTAATAAGAAGATTGAAAAGGGTAGATTAAAACGTGTTTTAGATGAAGGTGCAGTTTTAAATGTAGAAGCTTCAATGTGGCTTATTGATTTTTGGGGCAAAAAAAATGTTGCAGGAATATTGCTTATGCCTGTTACAAGACATAATTTAGTTCATTTTAATGAGTCAATGGCTGCTAAAAAGAAAAAGCATTAATGATTATATAATAATATATAAAACTAAATAAAAATGTGGTGAAAATTAATTGCATACTTTTGAGTATGCGTTTTGTATAGATTTAAAACTATTTTGAAATTAAAAATAAAATATGAATAGCAAATAATAATAAAAGGTTTTTTGCTAGTATAGAATTATATATAATTTACAAAATAAACAGGCAAAAGAGATAGAAACAGTAATAAAACCAAATTTTTAGGGGGGAGCAAAAAAGATGCTTGAGGAAAAAAGATGTTTAAACAAAATGATAAATCAAACTATGAATTATCTAATTCATTTACCAAGTGATTATGATGCTCTTAATAATAGAAAGTGGCCTGTTATTCTTTTTTTGCATGGAGCAGGAGAGAGAGGCGACAATTTAGATGATATAAAGAAGTATGGTATACATAGATATTTAGATGAAAAAAATCTACCATTTGTTGTTGTATCACCTCAGTGTCCTAAAGACACTTTTTGGGATGTTCATATAAAAGAATTAAATGCTATTATTGATGAAATAAAAGAAAAATATGATATAGATTCTAATAAAATCTATCTAGTAGGCATTAGCATGGGAGCATTTTGTGCATGGAATTTTGCCATGCAGCAGACAAAGTTATTTTCAGCTATGATAGTAATAGCTGGTGGTGCAATGCTACCTAAATATGCTTATAGAATAAAGCATATCCCTATCTGGGTTGTACATGGAAAAAACGATAAAGAAGTTCCTGTTGAAGAATCCAGAAAAATAGTTACTGTCTTAAAGGATTTAGGTGCAAATGTGAAATATACAGAATATCCAAATGCAGGACATGAACTTTGTACGACAATATTTGAAAATGATGAAATATACAAGTGGCTGTTGTCAAAATGATATTTTAAATAAAAAAGCACCTAATAAGGTGCTTAAATTAAGATTCAGGTATAAATATCTTTAGATTAGGTGGGTAATATGTAAAATATGAAAATAATATCACAATAAGAATTATTAATAAAAATATTAACTTGTTATACTTCTTAAAACTCTTAGGGTTGGTAATAATTTTTCTAAAAATAAGCTGACCTATAAATACTATTATGTAGGTTATTAGAATATCAACCCAAACGATGCTTCTACCAGTAAAATATGTATAACCATAGTGAAATAAGGGTATTAAAGCTGTCATTATAATAGTTGATATTCCTCTAGCAACAAAGAAATTTTCATAGTTCCTAAAACTACGTAAATATTCTATGACACCATAAACTAAACCAGCATAAAATATCATCTTTAGATGTTCCCAAACACTTTCATTAACTGGAACAAAAGGCTTTAGAAAGCCAAAACCTGTTAAATCATAAAGACTGTGAATGCATGATGCTAGTATGAAAATGACAAATGAACTTTTTATTATATACCATAAATTAAATTTATTCTTCATGTTAATATTCTATGCAAAATTTCAGGTGTTATTATATTATTTTGTTTTTTTAATATTTAAATACAATTTCAATATTCTTAATCTTTATTCATTTACATTTATCGAGAAAAATACTTTAATTGAAACAAATTCGATATGGATGTATAATTTTACTATATGCTGTTGATTTGAACTAACTATTGAGCATTTCAAGAAGGAGTTGTTTAGATGGACAAAGATCAATTAAGTGATTATAAAAAAAGTTTTTATTTTTATTCTATATCTTTAATAGGATGCTTATGGTTATATATTGTTAATTATAAATACATATGT
The genomic region above belongs to Abyssisolibacter fermentans and contains:
- a CDS encoding glutamine--tRNA ligase/YqeY domain fusion protein, producing MYDGIVNSNFIDKIVKKELEDGTIKKVITRFPPEPNGYLHIGSAYAINISYSLAKKYNGKFNLRFDDTNPVKEDIEYVKAIVEDFDWMGIDYGEHPYYGSDYTKQTYEYAKELIKKGKAYVCDLSPDEIREYRGTLTAVGKNSPYRERTIKENFELFELMKNGKFKEGEKVLRAKIDMSSSNIVLRDPVIFRILHKEHYRTGNKWCIYPMYDFAHPIQDYIEGVTHSLCSNEFINNRALYEWTLNNLDLEGNIPKQIEFGRMNLTGVVTSKRYLKKLVDSGILEGWDDPRLPTLKGLKRRGYTKEAIFDFLNEIGVPKSESTVDVSMLEHAIRQDLNNKVCGVMAVINPLKVIITNYDENKIEQLKAENNRNNDELGYRYMPLTREIYIERNDFSENPPKKYKRLVPGGEVRLKHGYFIKCNEIIKDEEGNITELHCTYDPETKSGTGFKGRKVKGTIHWVSASKGINSTIRLFEALFKEAPSMDRLLDTINPNSKKVVDNVIIEPAAIDLIKNGEKRFQFIRNGYFIIDDKLTTQDKMIFNEIVPLKSSF
- a CDS encoding DinB family protein; the encoded protein is MCDKKAVWNSNQKKLKELLKNKQRFNEFMDSCLYQHNMVHSSEMSGIEETTLEDDLWEGLTEAAFRTKVNNKGRTIAYGIWHSSRIEDITVNILLADDTQVINSDNWLDKMNVSICDTGNALSPEEILEFSRTINMNELKKYRQAVGRKTIEVLKKLTRDDLNKKIEKGRLKRVLDEGAVLNVEASMWLIDFWGKKNVAGILLMPVTRHNLVHFNESMAAKKKKH
- a CDS encoding prolyl oligopeptidase family serine peptidase — protein: MLEEKRCLNKMINQTMNYLIHLPSDYDALNNRKWPVILFLHGAGERGDNLDDIKKYGIHRYLDEKNLPFVVVSPQCPKDTFWDVHIKELNAIIDEIKEKYDIDSNKIYLVGISMGAFCAWNFAMQQTKLFSAMIVIAGGAMLPKYAYRIKHIPIWVVHGKNDKEVPVEESRKIVTVLKDLGANVKYTEYPNAGHELCTTIFENDEIYKWLLSK
- a CDS encoding DUF6512 family protein, encoding MKNKFNLWYIIKSSFVIFILASCIHSLYDLTGFGFLKPFVPVNESVWEHLKMIFYAGLVYGVIEYLRSFRNYENFFVARGISTIIMTALIPLFHYGYTYFTGRSIVWVDILITYIIVFIGQLIFRKIITNPKSFKKYNKLIFLLIILIVILFSYFTYYPPNLKIFIPES